In the genome of Rhopalosiphum padi isolate XX-2018 chromosome 1, ASM2088224v1, whole genome shotgun sequence, the window tCTTAATAACTTATACTTACAGTTCTTTCACAGTAACTTAACATGAGCTTTTTTAAAGGAGCAACATTCTTGATCTTGAAGtgcatatgattaaaattatctagGTCTCTAACATAAAGCATGATTGCGCATTGAGGAGCATcctaaaataaaagatattttgaataatgattgatatttaaaaactaaaacatataatatttgtaactaatgttcaaattctataaaattagataaattaataattcaataaaaacctATTGTAATCGTATCGAAACACTTTTTACACACAatccaaaattgatttttcataACCACAcgattataaacttataaaacctGAGATAAGTCAGAAGTCACTTGACTTATCGtcctaaatataatcaatattaacaataaaattgtcaaCAGGTCAGGTTCtaggtaaataattaaacttatgaATACGACATTTAATAATAGTACCACCACTTCTAGGACTAACAACATAACGAACTTCAATATGACAAAATACCATGGTTGACCAATACACACTATGCAGCACTGTCAAATTTTGGAAAAGCTTGATTGTTTAATAAGACGTGTATGAAACAAATGATCGTGTGTGGGAATGAAATAAGACGTTAACAAACCAGATTGGGAACTAATATTTCGGAAGGGTACGACAGAGTATATGCAATTTTACTCTTATATTAAAGCAaacatcacaaaatatgttctgctgaacacaaatttgttatgatgtacgttagtaagacggagacaacacatgcgggctCGGCGTCCTCTTAAAATACTAGAtagatattaagaaaaaatatatatacgggCACGACGCCGAATTGAGCAGTAGATGTCAACACGTACAGCGCGCACGAGCAAACGTCGAAACGGATGAGCAACAGACGCGATCGATCATCGGATTTTTCGTCAACCGACGCTATTATAGAACACCGacttgtgtatttattttgcgCGCGTTACGCTAACTTGAAAATACATACTCCATTGTTTTCAGCCATTTCTGATTTGAGTTGATAATTTGGTTTACGGTGTTGAAGCCAAGAAAACACGGTAGCAGTGAAATGTACCGACAACAGTCAACAATAATGAATAGTGTGGTTCACgacaaataaaataggtatgccAGCAACTCGTAATGAGCATGTCTGTAACGCAAGCATTTCTCCCACACGAATAGCGGCGGTGTGGTGGTAGTCATCGGCGGCGTTGGCGGACCATTGACATAAACGGAGAACTGCTAAcatcatatttatatgattatttatccGGGGTAGGTAGACATGTAAGTAGGTTGGTCACCATATTCTAGGTGGCATAACCGCTCACTTTGTAGGGCGGGAAGGTACCGACTACCCGCACGAGCGACTCCTGATCAACCACCGTTTTGCCATACTTATCATACCGAATAAAACCTCGTGACGACCGTCATCGCATCCCGTCTATTGTTGttgcatttataaaattgttatatccTCGCATGGTTCGTCATCAAActtgttattttgttaagtcaataaacatatatatatattcacgatATTACACTGTTACCTCCCTGTCGTTTCTTTCCTCCATAAAGCTAGAATGTGGAATTGATGGTTGGAGGTAAATACGACATCGGTAACCATTTTACCTCCATACGGCACGACCAAGCCGTTAGTAACAACGTTGAAGATAACGAGATCGATATTGACTATATAGAGAATATTGGAGCATATCATGCGTTCATGTATTACTGTCAATTTTGAGGGTATAtggtgtaaatattttttgcacGCAAAcctttattattctaattacaATGAGactttatttgaaatttgaacttAATAGTAGGTACCCCGCGTCAGAGAAAGGACATTCTTAAAGATATTTTCTCTCCAACAAAAAACAACGCGAGCTCGAACAGTATTAATATAGTCATAGTCTATCCATATATCCATTATCTATGTTTAAGAATACGAAAGGCTCTTATGGTTGCAGTAATTACCTCGAAAATTAAAAGTGACAACTATCAATTACatcgaatttatattacatgCAGTTACTACGAAAATCAGTTACTACCAATAAACAGAATCCACAAAAAGTTATaccgaatttataaaataattgaatttaggAGGTATTGTCACGATCCCCTCAGAGGAGAGCAAAGTAATTATCAGTATTATCACAACGGGTTTGGCGAATCCAGGGCCCCCAAGCGATTCCAGTAACAAGTTGGTGTAGCGAATGAGACGTACCATCGCCTATACACCTTAGCCATGTTTGTATCGTTGTTGAACAGCGTCACTAGTTCTCTACGCACCGTCAACCACGACTATCAGTCTCTCATCCTTTATCAGTTTAACTCACGATTACCAGGCAAACCGCAATTTTACAAACTTCCACCGGTAGTGAACAATACTGTTTTTAACGTCAGCTGACTGAACATGACATCGATCGGTAGCAGTGGTGGCGTTCGAAATTTACAATCGGAACCGCGGCTTAGAAGAGAACAATGCGCAAGCGCAGCCATACAATAAACAGCTAATGAACAGCTGCGCTCACAACCGCCCCTTGCGAAGGCCACCATCACGTATTCGCGTTTTTTAATGCAAAGCCGTAGCGAGACACATCAGTGCTCCTGGCCATCTTGACATATTTCCACCCTTGTAAATGATTACTCCTCCCCACACCCAACTTGTTTTAAAACAAAgacttttgaatattaattcggtttctttttttaattattgtttttagaatgTATCAACAAACttatgtttttacattatttgaattcaaatttaatcgataaaaaacaaaaatcaacaaatggaaatgacaattttttaaatacctactagatatttacattgttttatattactacacagtcttatttttattggaatatgataatatgaatgggttacctacctattaatacgtatttacgtgtatattatacatacaggagtaatattataacataatatattttatttgataagcattttgtattatgtaaatactaaatatattgtgtattatggaTTCGTAGTATATCATGAATATCCTAAAATAGCCCTATGCGGCTATGCtcttatatttatgatttatattaatattatatagtaaaacttCTTTGcacatattttaagttaaatgtatattttatattattggtattataatagataaataatagtaagataattattttttcgtatttattattcCTTAGTTACGGTTTTAATTCAATGTCGTTATACCGCCACCACTGTCACCATCGCATCAAGCTAAGTTTTGTTGTGGTGAATGGCGGGGGGGGGGGAAATATTACTTCATGGTGAGAGAGTCTAGGACAGGGATGGCCAACCCAAATGATCTTGCGGGCCACTTTGTAAATACATCACAATCTTGCGGGCCACATATAGAGGGTTgccaaaaaaaaaggtcatcagccaaaatattaatataagtaatcacatattttattcaaaattaggccacatataaaaatataaaagaatttaaaaaaaaattaaaatatataaaagttataataaaagtatttaataatactttagcCAACCATAGCAGGTGCACCATCAGTTGATATTCCAGAAATAATTTCCAAATCCAAATTGTTTTCGCATAAACTGTTTTCAAAAGCGTGAAAAATATCTTCACCTTTTGTAGTTCCTTTCAAACTTATCAATTTTAACATTTCTTCAGTTATTTGAAATGATTCATTTACTCCACGAACGAATATTACAAGTTGAGCT includes:
- the LOC132931942 gene encoding small ubiquitin-related modifier 2-A-like isoform X1, producing MAENNGDAPQCAIMLYVRDLDNFNHMHFKIKNVAPLKKLMLSYCERTGLHMEKLQFRFDGKQLKYEDTAASMGIVHDNTIDVTNVLYG